In a genomic window of Arachnia rubra:
- a CDS encoding DUF948 domain-containing protein: MSVGELAGLLAAIALCVLVALAAVPLIKAGRALDEVRIAVRDLGHHSVPVLLELKGTVENTNEELAKLSAVTEDVARVSGHATVVSEHAANLSQLFAATLGGPLVRGAAIAHGLRTALKGRKK; encoded by the coding sequence ATGTCCGTCGGTGAGTTGGCAGGTCTGCTTGCAGCCATCGCCCTCTGCGTTCTCGTGGCCCTGGCGGCTGTCCCTTTGATCAAGGCCGGCCGGGCTCTCGACGAGGTGCGCATCGCGGTGCGGGACCTGGGACACCACTCGGTGCCTGTCCTGCTGGAGTTGAAAGGCACTGTCGAGAACACCAACGAAGAGCTGGCGAAGCTTTCGGCCGTGACCGAGGACGTCGCCCGGGTCTCCGGACATGCCACTGTTGTCAGCGAACACGCCGCTAACCTGTCGCAGTTGTTTGCGGCGACGCTGGGCGGCCCCCTGGTGCGTGGCGCCGCGATCGCCCACGGTCTGCGGACAGCTTTGAAAGGGCGTAAGAAGTGA